Part of the Benincasa hispida cultivar B227 chromosome 11, ASM972705v1, whole genome shotgun sequence genome, CACTGTGTATTTGTAAGGTTTCTTTCTGGGATTTACCTCATCAGAACACCTATAGCAATTCCATCAAATATAACCCATCATTAGTTATCCATATATAATTGGATCAGTACttgaattttcttaattttcagtAACTGTAGGGAGAGCTGAGATGAAACTTACTTGGTAGGAAGAGGATATTGAGGGAAGAAGTTGGCAAGAATATCAACCAAATCTCCACGATGAAGCATACTCTCAACACAAATATATCTTCCTGATGCTGATGGAGTTTCATAGACCAAAACATGAGCTTTTGCAACATCCTTAACATCAACATAACCTTGAACTGCATTTACATATGTCTTTGCTGAACCAGTCAAATACTTCATTATATGAACCACACTTGCATTCACTCCTTCTTGCAATAGAGGCCCCAATACCAACATTGGGTTTACCACTACAAGATCCACTCCCCTTTCTTTTGCCACTTCCCATGCTGCTTGTTCTGCCTTTGTCTTTGCATAGCAATACCAATTCTGTCCACACAATTTAATTTTCCacacttcaaatatttatatacttTTCTAAGTTGATTAAAGGGCCAAAAGCTAAGTTGTTACCTTGGTGTTCTTGCAAAACTCAAGGTCACTCCAACAAGACTCATCCACCACTGTGTCCGGGCTTCGGTTAGGGTTCATATAGATGGTGCCGATCGATGACGTGAACACCACTCGTCGAACGTTTGCTTCAGCGGCCGCGGTCATGACGTTCTTTGTTCCGATTATGGCTTGCTCTACCTTTTCCTGTAATTGATGTGCATcaatactatttttatttgtCATATAAAATAAAGCAATTTACTGTAACTCATCAGCTTAATATCAAAcgtagaaaaagagaaaaatgatgaagtgaaGTTCTTACAGGGTCATCAGTCACCGGAGACGCGGTGTGGAAAACACCATGACAGCCCATAATAGCTGCTTTAAGGCTATCAAAATCAAGAAGATCAGCGCTAAATAAAGACAACCTCTCTTTAGCTCCTTCTAAGTTCTTCAAATGGGCATTCTTTTGATCATCTGGATTTCTAACAGTTCCTCTAACGGTGTAGCCCTTCTCAAGAAGAAGCTTTACAAGCCATGAAGCAATGAAGCCTCCAGCGCCGGTGACACACACAATTTGGCCGGAAATTGCAGATGTATCGATCGGCATAGTAGTGGATTTGGAGAAGGAAAAagggtttgttttgttttggggTTTGAAAGAAGAGAATTAATGTATGTGTAAGTTGGAATAATTGAGATTAGATATGGATGCACAAAAATGAGTGGCGCTTTGACTGCTTTTTTATAGGGATAAATGGCAGAACTCACCTACCGGCTACCTCTActtaataaagaaaaacaaaatttgcaaCCTTCTAGTTGGTCAggtttcaatttgaatatcTAATTTTTGTCAAAACCATCGTGCTTCACCGAAGTTGCCTCGGCACACCAAGCTTCAATGAAATTagtctttttttcccttttttttttttttttttagttcaagcTTTCGACTTTTGGTTGATAGTTTATAATCTATATTAGTTGAATTATGTTGATGTTAGTTATTGTTTCCCTCTTTACTTACACTAATTTCTCTAGACAATTTGATATGGTTGTTTATCTAAAATTTagtcattttcatatgttgttGCTTTCTTCTCCTAATTTATGTTTCTTTATGTTGTTTTACTTTGATTAAGCTACCCTTTGTCACCTTCCACATTTTAAGTAGGTTATAATATCGTTTTTGTTTTATACTTGGAgtcttatttatattttagtctatatacactgttataatcatttttcatttttgtacctactattagtttattgttaacttttttaaaaaaaaaatagcaaaacaaaataaaagttattatatttctctttattaattttagcaaCATATTTACATTGTCTTTTTGGAAATTACTATTGTCAaactaactttaaaaaattacttCAAACTAGACTACAaactaattttaacatttattaaaaatgcGTTGGGTTAAGTTtacacatttaaaaatatattgaataaaattaaatgagagtgattAAGATGTCAttcttacatttttttcttttgaagtttaatatatgaaaatgagaaATTTCGAACTTCTAACCTCTTTCACATATATCAATCACATataggaaggaaaaaaaaacctactACCGATGAGTCCGACCCATTACGTCAAATTTACCCAAAAGctttgttcaattttttttcttttaaaaacaatcaatctttggtaaaaaaaaaaaaaaattatgttcaCTCAAAGTCAAACTCGTGTGTCCACTTatcaattaatcttaaaaataaaagtctCCAAATACATATTTTTAGTTCTCTAgcttaaaagggaaaaaatggtttgacattcaaatttcaaaaataacttCTTAAATtccgtaaaaaaaaaaaagaaaaaaaaaaatcagttctTACCGTATTTTGCTACCTAAATATGTTTAACGTTTACAGAATACTTATGTCAAACTACATTATATATAGGTGGTTAAAACATATATGCAAGAAGTCAGTAAATTAATacatattcaaaatcaaataatatatttgtgaaAAGTAATATAATGGTAAGGATCAAAAGCACTTGTCTACTTTGTGTTAAAAGGTTGAAGTAAGGTTTAATTATAAAGAGTGTTTAATAAATCTCTAAGTCAAACTTTCAATTcttatctaataaatttttttatctatttaatattttttaaaaaaattataaaccaattgggtaaaaaataaaattttaatgtattagacacaaaatataattttatctttattaGATCGctaatattaaacaatattaaaAGTTCATAAACTCACCATGCATGTATTTTAACAATAAAACAAATACATTGAAGtagagaaattaaattaaaataaacctAAAGAATGAAAGAACAAAATAGATGTTTTCTTAGTttcaagaataaaaatgaaaagtaaataaataaataaaaggtggGAAGTCTGGTTGTCGGGCATATGGAAAGGAGGGAATTTTCAACGGTGTGCAGTTTTCGTTTGACAAACACAACACAACAAGCCATGTGGCCGTACTACACGACAAACTGGACCTAAATTCCCATGAATTTTTATTAAAGTCATCCATTAAAATAAAATCAGTCAATTTTTGCAGGCCACTATAAACAACAGGTTAGATGTTTACTCGTGCctcaaaaaattgaataaataagGTTAGATTTTCTCGTTTTTATTTTAGTAGGAATTTAAGTTTGTTTAGTAAATTATGATGAGTTTGAGATGTAATTAGCATATACttatttgattaaaatattattttaattcctaatattttgatgtttgttcaattttaatttgtatacttcaaattgtttaattttaatctttctatatttttaataaatctgaAATTTAATctctcataattaattttaccgtaatttgttatataataataataataattttagaatGAAATAGAGTATGTAAAAGGGGTAATTGCAActttaatagaaaaataaattgaaaatttagagtgTGTCCCTAGTTTATGCTTTTTTACAAACATGACAAATCCCACTCATGCGGTCatgattgttatctgatttctatgtgattgttatctattcatttgatatttattgTCATATGATTGTTATTTGATTACTATATGATATAGTAGTGGTAGCACCACAGGGAACCTTAGAATTTCTGAGTTAAATGGTTTATAGTCCGTGGGTAACCGGGGggttttgaagttttttttttacgcaaataaatttaaattacataaaataaaagtgcAAATTAAAAGTTGAGAAATTATTTGAGAAAGTCTAGTTGGGTTGTAACGAAAATTTTCTATTCAAGATATTTGATCATTGAATTCTCATTatcaaaatcaattaattgtTTACACCTAATCAATTCAATTAGAAAAGCTAATTAAATTGTCCTAAACAACTAACTAGTCCAATTCGAAAAGATGAAAAGCATGCAGATTTAAATTATCCTAATTGCATTAaggggtgtttggctcaccaacatgagttgagttgagtcggtataatataccaactcattgtttggctcgttgtttggcccaccaactttaaaagttgatggagttgagttggtatattttatcaacacaccctaactctcccttcttccaaTGTTTTTAACACCCATCAACCATTGCCACACTCCGGGAACAAACTCTGGACACCGACAACTACCTCCGATGAAAATTCTGGCGACCAACtccaggctccgacaaccaccttcgatgataATTCCGACGATGAAATCtgggctccaacaaccacctctgatgaaaaCTCCAACTACTAACTCCAGGCTTCGACAACCATTGcgcgaccaactccgacaaccaatttCGAGCTCTGGCAACCACCTTCAGTGACtcaactccgacgaccacctTCGTGCCACCAACTCTGATGACCAATTTCAAGCTCCGACAATAAACTTCAatgaccaactctgacaaccacctttgtAGGCTCTggcaaccacctccgactataAACTTCGATGAAAAACACCTTCAATGACTGCCTTTGAGCGAGCAACTTCGGCAAACAACTCCAGgcttcaacaaccacctccaacgaTAAACTCTGAaaaaccaactctaataccaccttcatgtgaTTAACACTCAGGCTCCAATagccacctccgactacaatctccaataaaaatcatcttcgatgatcaacttctaCGACCACTTTTGCCCAACTAACTCCGGGATTTaaaaaccacctctgatgacaaacttcgaaaaccaactccaataccaccttcatgcgaccaacttcaggctccgacaaccacacccgactacaaactccagtgaaagcatcttcgataatcaacgtCGACAACCACTTTCGACAATTATAAGACTGATGATTGTTAACGTATGTTGTAAATGTTGGGCAGTTGGGGTTAaggccctaaagtctcgtgtcctgtaatttgtaaacagtttgtatgaacgcttgtgttgttaatatatgatatttacttcacatcctgtatttttgctcatttgcttgttttatttactttaccacaaatcaataaacataaaatctttggttatctgtatgtgactcaagcatgtatgtggtgacatacaagtagatcatgtcttgagtgataaccaaaatagcctgtagtatatggatataggagggaaaccttatcctggtaacgctacgaacgcaacccactttgtggaatgatcacaagtgttgtgacttgtcatagatgatttaatcctgatcattcgtgttagggacctgcgagcaggggcgtcctatacaaagagtttgtataagacttgaccacgaagtgttaacgtctcattataaaacaccgttcatgacaaagacttcacttcactaggatgaccataggtaacatgacctcaatcctaagtgagttgggaactcctgccattgagggtgatcctttgatttttatgggtgcgagtggccaggtcgccgactcaaacctactattttggggattcgtctgatttgggagctgggaactcaactacacaagatggaattcacttcttcctcgaggtaggggtaagtagataaatagctccctaagggctgattctggggcttgaacgatgtggcgccacacaccttctcttagcccgagaggtgttcgcacatagttggactatgtttgtattgttcattagaggaatcagtggtacttaaggagtgagatgtaactacagagaaaaaaaagtaatttagccaaactgtacttacgagcatctatgaaaggtcatgtactcatgattggttatatccgatggacacaaaaatatatctatggtaagaaaagttcagctgttggtctttagtggaatgtctaacagttaacagatggtgaatctcgtggctaaagagtttagtcagttattcacggaCCGTTTGAGCTTCCAGCTACAGGTCTATTAAGTcctctgggtagcttggataaagtcaagaaccagtgtttgggttaatttgaaatgttcaaattgacaagaggaagttcgattatatatgatatattggactggttaattatatataatagaattggctaaatgtatgagatacattatttcagaggaaattgatataaatatgatttatatcaagtagaggagaaaatactatagtagatatgtgatatcaaactataggataaaaatataatatgattatatttattattaattaattgattaattatatgataattaagtcAATTTTATCACGTTcagacgtgggttagtggaaatgtgttggttattgtaactaatgaaataaaaatgaaattgtttcattttgaatagtTCGTTCAATCAGTCgtccaaaagaaaaagaagaagcacGCTGGTCAAAAgaaaacgatcgtttaagtaAATcaagagcctatgcgatagtcgctcttcgtctagacgatcatccACCTCGCGcgtaaacgatcgcacactagttcctacacggttcgcatagcttctctaaacgatcaaagtgtgtgccgagtttgctaaacgatcgtataccatttcctaaacgatcattcagtaaaacctacacaatcatgtagcttctcctaaacaataagcattttgctatgcgatagcgcccTTTTCCCTCTcgcttgcttatcgcctacacgatctggtattcctccttcctctaccaaattcaacaaagaccacgctttgggttctcactccgagaatacctaggactcttttctggtggtgtcgtccccgtgaCATTcgtgttcgtgctgctgtagtcgaTGCTGCTACTgggcgttggttgatcgggtgGAGGGTTCCGCTGTGTTGAGTTCTGAAAATTGAAGattttcttcaactggtataacACTCTCTTCCTTGTTAtatcttgttcatagcatgccgttaattaagatttgtttgcataactgtgtgtttgaatgtataatatgtatttcggtcacggtgagatccgaacgatccgaacgcactcatggaactattcggtaagagatccttcactaaagttgttgattatataaaaaaatattatttgtctacattaagtgcaatatttatacgtaaaaaattgtaaaaaaatatttttatttgattgaattcacatttcaaatgagtgttaagaatatttagacaaaAAGTAAGTATGTAGTTGAACAGTATGtaatacataaaaaaaacataaaatgaaaaaaaatttcctgtAATATTTTCCAACAAGAATTAGTGAAAGATAAAGATTTGTTCTCTGATGATCTTCCAAATTTAAAGGAATTGAGAGTgaaattattgaagaaatgtggtgatatTTCATTGGTTGCTAAGATGATGGGAGagatttaattagaaaaaatcattacatagtaaaaatatagagaaacaatagaaaaaataagaaaaataagaagatgataatgaaattcatggagaagaattagaaatcaaatgttttgatttctatttggtttctcattttatttaccATATTTCTACCAAAAATTTAATGGGTTAATTTTTTCTCGTTGCccaaaaaagagagaaagaaagaaaaaaaagttttaacaattaaaagaaaaaaaattgcaatccatattttatttaaataaagatgggtagaattaccg contains:
- the LOC120089690 gene encoding cinnamoyl-CoA reductase 1-like gives rise to the protein MPIDTSAISGQIVCVTGAGGFIASWLVKLLLEKGYTVRGTVRNPDDQKNAHLKNLEGAKERLSLFSADLLDFDSLKAAIMGCHGVFHTASPVTDDPEKVEQAIIGTKNVMTAAAEANVRRVVFTSSIGTIYMNPNRSPDTVVDESCWSDLEFCKNTKNWYCYAKTKAEQAAWEVAKERGVDLVVVNPMLVLGPLLQEGVNASVVHIMKYLTGSAKTYVNAVQGYVDVKDVAKAHVLVYETPSASGRYICVESMLHRGDLVDILANFFPQYPLPTKCSDEVNPRKKPYKYTVEKLKSLGMEFTPIKQCIYETVKSLQQKGHLPEPSQLQH